In a single window of the Bos taurus isolate L1 Dominette 01449 registration number 42190680 breed Hereford chromosome 23, ARS-UCD2.0, whole genome shotgun sequence genome:
- the ZNF322 gene encoding zinc finger protein 322 translates to MYTSEERYNQRTQKRKIYHVCPQKGKKIFIHVHEITQIDDQIYECLEREQNFCENLALIMCERTHTGEKPYRCDMCEKTFIQSSDLISHQRIHSYEKPYKCSKCEKSFWHHLALSGHQRTHAGKKFYTCDICGKNFGQSSDLLVHQRSHTGEKPYLCSECDKCFSRSTNLIRHRRTHTGEKPFKCLECEKAFSGKSDLISHQRTHTGERPYKCNKCEKSYRHRSAFIVHKRVHTGEKPYKCGACEKCFGQKSDLIVHQRVHTGEKPYKCLECMRSFTRSANLIRHQATHTHTFKCLEYEKSFSCSSDLIVHQRIHMEEKPHQWSACDSGFLLGMDFVAQQKMRTQTEELHYKYSVCDKSFHQSSALLQHQTIHFGEKPYICNVAEKGLELSPPNVSEASQMS, encoded by the coding sequence ATGTACACTTCAGAAGAGAGATATAATCAGAGaactcaaaaaaggaaaatatatcatgtatgCCCTCAGAAGGGTAAAAAGATTTTTATTCATGTGCATGAGATTACTCAAATAGATGATCAGATATACGAGTGCCTTGAACGTGAGCAAAACTTTTGTGAAAACTTAGCTCTTATTATGTGTGAGAGAACCCACACTGGGGAGAAACCTTATAGATGTGATATGTGTGAGAAAACCTTTATCCAAAGCTCAGATCTTATTTCACATCAGAGGATCCACAGTTatgagaaaccttataaatgtagcAAATGTGAGAAGAGCTTTTGGCACCACTTAGCCCTTTCAGGACACCAGAGAACGCATGCAGGTAAAAAATTCTATACATGTGATATCTGTGGCAAGAATTTTGGTCAGAGCTCTGATCTGCTTGTCCACCAGCGAAGCCATACAGGCGAGAAACCTTATCTGTGTAGTGAGTGTGATAAATGCTTCAGCCGAAGTACAAACCTCATAAGGCATCGAAGAACTCACACGGGTGAGAAACCGTTTAAGTGTCTggagtgtgaaaaagcttttaGTGGGAAATCCGATCTTATTAGCCACCAGAGAACTCACACTGGTGAAAGACCCTACAAATGTAATAAGTGTGAGAAAAGTTACCGACACCGGTCAGCCTTCATTGTTCATAAAAGAGTACATACTGGGGAGAAGCCCTATAAGTGTGGTGCCTGTGAGAAATGCTTTGGCCAGAAATCAGACCTTATTGTACACCAGAGAGTCCACACAGGTGAGAAGCCGTATAAATGCTTGGAATGTATGAGAAGTTTTACCCGGAGTGCCAACCTCATCAGGCACCAGGCAACTCACACTCACACTTTTAAATGCCTTGAATATGAGAAGAGCTTCAGCTGTAGTTCAGACCTTATTGTGCATCAAAGAATTCACATGGAAGAGAAACCACATCAGTGGTCTGCATGTGACAGTGGCTTCCTCCTAGGCATGGACTTCGTTGCCCAACAGAAAATGAGAACTCAGACAGAGGAGTTGCATTATAAGTACAGTGTCTGTGATAAAAGCTTTCATCAGAGCTCAGCCCTTCTTCAACATCAGACAATCCACTTTGGTGAAAAACCATATATCTGTAATGTGGCTGAGAAAGGTCTTGAGCTCAGCCCTCCCAATGTATCAGAAGCCTCACAGATGTCTTGA